In Phosphitispora fastidiosa, a genomic segment contains:
- a CDS encoding diguanylate cyclase domain-containing protein, which yields LTGLPNRELFFDRLEHCIAQGRRAGRRFAFMVVDLDRLKLVNDTLGHAVGDQLLVEVSRRLQRTLRVVDTVARVGGDEFFVILDD from the coding sequence CTGACGGGCCTGCCCAACCGGGAACTCTTCTTCGATCGCCTGGAGCACTGCATTGCCCAGGGGCGCCGCGCGGGCAGGCGCTTTGCCTTCATGGTCGTGGACCTCGACCGGCTCAAGCTCGTGAACGATACGCTCGGTCACGCGGTCGGCGACCAGCTCCTGGTGGAGGTGAGCCGGCGCCTGCAACGCACGCTGCGCGTCGTGGATACCGTCGCCCGTGTGGGGGGCGATGAATTCTTCGTCATCCTCGACGAC